A genomic window from Hippocampus zosterae strain Florida chromosome 13, ASM2543408v3, whole genome shotgun sequence includes:
- the gemin6 gene encoding gem-associated protein 6 — protein MMERAWLHLGPLQWTTYVDKELRVTVGKEAKVLAGWLLTVDPVSASLVLVSFGEADGPAVVQVVMGHAVRRVEVQREADAAAARRLPELFPPPPPAGADPLRRAAVRRWLESNRVPVEERGDRLRVAGALTLAPPYGPDDCSGANAVVLERVRKLLEGQPPMETPPPPFVSKLEAAVGD, from the exons ATGATGGAGCGCGCTTGGCTCCACTTAGGTCCGCTGCAGTGGACGACGTACGTCGACAAAGAGCTCCGAGTGACGGTGGGGAAGGAGGCGAAAGTGTTGGCCGGGTGGCTGCTCACCGTCGACCCGGTATCCGCCAG cctGGTCCTGGTCAGCTTCGGCGAGGCGGACGGGCCCGCCGTCGTCCAGGTGGTGATGGGTCACGCGGTGCGGCGGGTGGAGGTACAACGGGAGGCCGACGCCGCGGCGGCCCGACGTCTGCCTGAGCTgttcccgccgccgccgcccgccgggGCGGACCCGCTCCGGCGGGCCGCCGTACGCCGCTGGCTGGAGAGCAATCGGGTCCCCGTGGAGGAGCGCGGCGACCGGCTGCGGGTGGCCGGCGCGCTCACCCTGGCACCGCCGTACGGTCCCGACGACTGCAGCGGCGCCAACGCCGTGGTGCTGGAGCGAGTGCGGAAGCTTCTGGAAGGCCAGCCACCGAtggaaacgccccccccccccttcgtgtCAAAACTTGAGGCTGCCGTCGGTGATTGA